A genomic window from Pseudomonas argentinensis includes:
- a CDS encoding TonB-dependent siderophore receptor gives MNTGHGVWALNRLALAMLLAGGSVALAQEPVDQAVELEETRVMATAQEELKQAPGVSLISAEDIRKAPPANDLADIIRKQPGVNLTGNSGSGARGNNRQIDIRGMGPENTLILVDGKPISSRNAVRYGWRGDRDSRGDTNWVPAEQVERIEVLRGPAAARYGNGAAGGVINIITRQADLEHHGNLSLYANAPQHSEEGTTRRFNFGLSGPLAENLSYRVYGNLNKTDADDEDINSGHTIDPTARSTAGREGVRNKDINSLLSWRLNDQQSLDLEAGFSRQGNIYAGDSMNNSASAALAGFRSPWLGRETNVVYRENYAITHHGDWAFGTTLNYLQYEKTRNRRLQEGLAGGPEGNINGSLFGTIELQSTTAHSEVSLPLSGALEQVLTLGAEWSEQRMDDPFSNTQTTSEAGSVPGISGSSRPTDSSARIASVFIEDNIELRPGTTLTPGLRFDRHSVVGGNWSPSLNLSHELTDELVVKAGIARAYKAPNLFQLNPNYLLYSRGQGCWGAGGSCYLQGNDSLDAETSINKELGIEFKRDGWVAGITWFRNDYRNKIEAGRTAVGSATGGSNAGYANADIFRWENVPRAVVEGLEGTLKVPLGPALDWSTNFTYMLQSTNKQTGEPLSIIPEFTVNSTLDWQVSEPLVLQATVTWYGRQTPGKYDYQGNLLSGDARREISPYALAGLGGSYRLGDGWSVGAGVNNLFDKRLYREGNAVQAGAYTYNEPGRTFYTSLSYAF, from the coding sequence ATGAACACAGGTCACGGGGTTTGGGCGCTCAATCGTCTGGCACTGGCGATGCTGCTGGCGGGCGGATCGGTTGCGCTGGCTCAGGAGCCGGTCGATCAGGCCGTCGAGCTGGAGGAGACCCGGGTCATGGCCACGGCCCAGGAGGAGCTCAAGCAGGCGCCAGGGGTTTCGCTGATCAGTGCCGAGGACATCCGCAAGGCGCCGCCGGCCAATGACCTGGCCGATATCATCCGCAAGCAGCCCGGCGTCAACCTGACCGGCAACAGCGGCTCCGGTGCGCGTGGCAACAACCGGCAGATCGACATCCGCGGCATGGGCCCGGAAAACACCCTGATCCTGGTCGACGGCAAACCGATCAGTTCGCGCAACGCGGTGCGCTATGGCTGGCGCGGTGACCGTGACAGCCGCGGCGACACCAACTGGGTGCCGGCCGAGCAGGTCGAGCGCATCGAGGTGCTGCGCGGCCCGGCGGCGGCGCGTTATGGCAACGGCGCGGCAGGCGGGGTGATCAACATCATCACCAGGCAGGCCGACCTCGAGCACCACGGCAACCTCAGCCTGTACGCCAACGCGCCGCAACACAGCGAGGAGGGCACCACGCGGCGCTTCAACTTCGGCCTCAGCGGGCCGCTGGCGGAGAACCTGTCGTACCGCGTCTATGGCAACCTGAACAAGACCGATGCCGACGACGAGGACATCAACAGCGGCCATACCATCGACCCGACCGCGCGTTCCACAGCGGGCCGCGAAGGCGTGCGCAACAAGGACATCAACAGCCTCTTGTCCTGGCGCCTGAACGACCAGCAGAGCCTCGATCTCGAGGCCGGTTTCAGCCGCCAGGGCAACATCTACGCCGGCGACAGCATGAACAACAGCGCCTCGGCGGCGCTGGCCGGCTTCCGTTCGCCCTGGCTGGGCCGGGAAACCAACGTGGTCTACCGCGAGAACTACGCCATCACCCACCACGGTGACTGGGCATTCGGCACCACCCTGAACTACCTGCAGTACGAGAAGACCCGCAACCGTCGCTTGCAGGAAGGCCTGGCCGGCGGGCCGGAAGGTAATATCAACGGCAGCCTGTTCGGCACCATCGAGCTGCAGAGCACCACCGCCCATAGCGAGGTCAGCCTGCCGCTTTCCGGTGCGCTGGAGCAGGTGCTGACGCTCGGCGCCGAGTGGAGCGAGCAGCGCATGGATGACCCGTTCTCCAACACCCAGACCACCAGCGAAGCGGGCTCGGTGCCGGGCATCAGTGGCAGCTCGCGACCCACCGATTCGTCGGCGCGCATCGCCTCGGTGTTCATCGAGGACAACATCGAACTACGGCCAGGCACCACCCTGACGCCGGGCCTGCGTTTCGACCGTCACAGCGTGGTGGGCGGCAACTGGAGCCCGTCGCTCAACCTGTCCCACGAGCTTACGGACGAACTGGTGGTCAAGGCGGGTATCGCCCGCGCCTACAAGGCCCCCAACCTGTTCCAGCTCAACCCCAATTACCTGCTCTACAGCCGCGGGCAGGGCTGCTGGGGCGCCGGCGGCAGCTGCTACCTGCAGGGCAACGACAGCCTGGACGCCGAAACCAGCATCAACAAGGAGCTGGGCATCGAGTTCAAGCGTGATGGCTGGGTGGCCGGTATCACCTGGTTCCGCAACGACTACCGCAACAAGATCGAGGCCGGCAGAACGGCGGTCGGCAGCGCCACCGGCGGAAGCAACGCCGGCTATGCCAACGCCGACATCTTCCGCTGGGAAAACGTGCCCCGGGCGGTCGTCGAGGGCCTGGAAGGCACCCTCAAGGTGCCGCTCGGCCCGGCGCTGGACTGGAGCACCAATTTCACCTACATGCTGCAGTCGACCAACAAGCAAACCGGCGAGCCGCTGTCGATCATTCCCGAGTTCACCGTCAACTCGACGCTCGACTGGCAGGTCAGCGAGCCCCTGGTCCTGCAGGCGACGGTAACCTGGTACGGCCGGCAGACCCCCGGCAAGTACGACTACCAGGGCAACCTGCTGAGCGGCGACGCGCGCCGGGAGATATCACCCTATGCCCTGGCCGGGCTCGGCGGCAGTTATCGGCTGGGCGACGGCTGGAGCGTCGGCGCAGGCGTCAACAACCTTTTCGACAAGCGCCTGTACCGCGAAGGCAATGCCGTACAGGCGGGCGCCTACACCTACAACGAGCCGGGGCGGACCTTCTACACCAGCCTGAGCTACGCCTTCTGA